The Methanosarcina barkeri MS DNA window AAATCAATTGAAATCGCCAAAAATGAATACCCAGATGGGAAAATTAAGTCAACTCAGTTGGTTGTATATGATTATCCTGCTATAGGAGTGATGACCGTAGTAAAGGACAAAACAACAGGAAACGAATATCGGATAGCTGTCCTTACTGTGGTCTTACTCTTGATAGGAGATCATAATGCTGCTATTAATATTCTCAGACTGGGATTACAGTCTGTAGCGAAAGCTTAGATGCCCGCGACTTCAGTCGCGGGAGTAGTCACGCCCAACCATCCTGAGTCTTTTGGGTAATTTAATGTTTCATAGAGCACTCTCTACTGGCTATGTCTGTACAGATACAATTCTCATAATGTCTTTCTATATAGCAGTGCTTTAGCGGTATAGTTTAATAATTATCAGGATGCCTTTAATGCATCCTGTTTGAATTTTATACTTACTTTTTTATTTTTCAATTTTTCAGGCAAGTTCTTTGTTGAAATACTTGTCATAGGAACTCATATCAAAATGTCCGTGTCCGCTCAGGTTGAAGAGAATCGTTTTTTCTTCTCCGGTTTGCTTGCATTTGAGAGCTTCGTCGATTGCACAGCGGATAGCGTGGGAGGATTCCGGAGCAGGTACTATACCTTCGGTCCTTGCGAACTGCACAGCGGCATCAAACACCGGGTACTGATCATATGCAACAGCTTCAATAAGCCCTTCAGCGTAGAGTTTACTTATAATTGGGGAGTCACCGTGGTAACGGAGCCCGCCTGCGTGGATGGCAGGAGGAACATGTTTGTGTCCTAGGGTATACATTTTAAGAAGCGGGGTCATTTCCGCAGTATCTCCGAAGTCATACCTGTATTCTCCTTTAGTCAGGGACGGGCAGGCGGAAGGCTCGACTGCAATTACTCTTGGATTTCTCTTTCCTTCAATCTTGTCTTTAATAAACTCAAGAGATATTCCCGCGAGGTTGCTTCCTCCGCCGCAGCAGCCTATAACTATATCAGGATAGGTTTCAACCTGTTCAAGCTGCTTCTTGCATTCAGCCCCGATTACTGTCTGGTGGAGCATAACATGGTTGAGGACACTTCCCAGTGAGTATTTAGTGCTATCATGTGCGATTGCATCCTCTACGGCTTCACTGATTGCTATCCCCAGGCTTCCCGGTGTTTCCGGCTGTTCCTTCAGAATCTTTTTCCCAAATTCGGTATCTTCACTTGGCGAAGGCACAACATTTCCTCCCCAGACTGTCATCATGGATTTCCGGTAGGGTTTCTGGTAAAAACTGG harbors:
- a CDS encoding TrpB-like pyridoxal phosphate-dependent enzyme; this encodes MEQTKIILDENEMPKQWYNVLSDFSSPIDPPLDPRTREPISPKALEPIFPKGLIKQEMSSERFIDIPEEILEIYRLWRPSPLYRAHRLEKLLKTPAKIYYKNEGVSPAGSHKTNTSIAQAYYNMKEGTERITTETGAGQWGSALALACNYFDLECKVYMVRSSFYQKPYRKSMMTVWGGNVVPSPSEDTEFGKKILKEQPETPGSLGIAISEAVEDAIAHDSTKYSLGSVLNHVMLHQTVIGAECKKQLEQVETYPDIVIGCCGGGSNLAGISLEFIKDKIEGKRNPRVIAVEPSACPSLTKGEYRYDFGDTAEMTPLLKMYTLGHKHVPPAIHAGGLRYHGDSPIISKLYAEGLIEAVAYDQYPVFDAAVQFARTEGIVPAPESSHAIRCAIDEALKCKQTGEEKTILFNLSGHGHFDMSSYDKYFNKELA